One genomic segment of Bacteroidota bacterium includes these proteins:
- a CDS encoding transcriptional regulator, whose protein sequence is MEIKPIKTEADYRKALKRLNEIFDAAIGTPESDEADILGLLIDEFEKKHYPIETPDPIEAIKIRMEELQLKQVDLVNEIGGKSRVSEVLNRKRKLTVEMIRKLTNKLNLSADLLINDYQLSRQ, encoded by the coding sequence ATGGAAATCAAGCCAATAAAAACAGAAGCAGATTATCGTAAAGCGTTAAAACGTCTTAACGAAATCTTTGATGCTGCAATTGGGACACCTGAAAGTGATGAAGCAGACATTCTTGGGTTGTTAATAGACGAATTTGAAAAAAAACATTATCCAATTGAGACTCCAGATCCAATAGAAGCCATAAAAATAAGAATGGAAGAGTTGCAATTGAAGCAAGTTGATTTAGTTAATGAAATTGGTGGTAAAAGCAGAGTTTCTGAGGTTCTCAACCGAAAACGAAAATTGACCGTTGAAATGATTCGCAAATTGACAAATAAATTGAATCTTTCAGCTGACCTTTTAATTAATGATTATCAGCTTTCGAGACAATAA
- a CDS encoding Fic family protein, producing MHEILYPINPDRNVPWNDLPSLPIRKELYQTIEILEKLGDAKAALARLHGRGAIIPNQGLLINTISLQEAKSSSAIENIFTTDDELYKAYSDQNTETTGASKEVLRYREALWSGYNYLQKTGQFDQDYFIQVFQEIKQTTDGIRPDFLNTTIKQGGTGPNAGQVIYTPPRGVTIIKDKLDNLVNFLNDDEQYRIDHLLKMAIAHFQFEAIHPFRDGNGRSGRVFNIHYLTNKGLLDVPILFLSRYILDHKDDYYSGLMGVSQRGNWKDWLLFMMRAIENTSNITFHKINEIVSIKDSILEFVKKDDRKFRNPEGLIEFLFTQPFTKVKHMVDSGIYAENTARDYLNKLCDMQVMEKKEIEGHHYYLNLELYQILSE from the coding sequence ATGCACGAAATACTTTATCCAATTAATCCTGACAGAAATGTTCCATGGAATGATCTTCCCTCGTTACCCATTAGAAAGGAGCTCTATCAAACAATAGAAATATTGGAGAAGCTTGGAGATGCAAAAGCAGCTTTAGCAAGACTTCACGGTCGAGGTGCTATAATTCCAAATCAGGGGCTATTGATTAATACAATAAGCTTGCAGGAAGCAAAGAGTTCCAGTGCAATTGAGAACATATTCACAACTGATGATGAGCTATATAAAGCATATAGCGATCAAAACACTGAAACAACCGGAGCATCCAAAGAGGTATTAAGATATCGAGAAGCACTTTGGTCTGGCTACAACTATTTACAAAAAACCGGACAATTTGATCAAGACTACTTTATACAGGTATTTCAGGAAATAAAGCAAACAACGGATGGGATTCGTCCCGATTTTTTGAATACGACTATTAAACAAGGAGGCACAGGACCAAATGCCGGTCAGGTTATCTACACTCCTCCTAGAGGTGTTACCATAATTAAAGATAAGCTAGACAATCTTGTAAACTTCTTGAATGATGATGAGCAGTATAGAATTGATCATTTACTAAAAATGGCCATTGCTCATTTTCAGTTTGAGGCTATTCATCCATTCCGTGATGGAAACGGCAGATCAGGACGTGTATTCAATATCCATTATTTGACGAACAAAGGACTACTGGATGTTCCAATATTGTTCCTCAGTCGATACATTTTGGATCATAAGGATGATTATTACTCCGGATTAATGGGCGTCTCTCAAAGAGGTAATTGGAAGGACTGGTTATTATTTATGATGAGAGCCATTGAAAACACCTCGAATATTACGTTCCATAAGATCAATGAAATTGTGTCTATAAAAGATTCAATTCTAGAATTTGTAAAGAAAGATGATCGAAAATTCCGTAATCCGGAAGGTCTTATAGAATTCTTGTTTACTCAACCGTTTACCAAGGTAAAACATATGGTTGATTCTGGAATTTATGCAGAAAATACTGCAAGAGATTATCTCAATAAGTTATGTGATATGCAAGTGATGGAGAAGAAAGAAATCGAAGGTCATCACTACTACCTAAATCTTGAATTGTACCAAATACTTTCGGAGTAA
- a CDS encoding serine hydrolase, protein MKSKLFLLILALMCMGLITCKKESDPYGDLNKQIVAEWEHVSDSILANSGVPGMIIGIWAPDRNLSWVIGKGKANLATGEKPDPSMKYRMGSLTKTYTYTVLLQLVDEGKISLSDKLSLFLPDFPKADSITIRMLCNHTSGIFDYTETNLFQMSLITDPLKKWTSQEMIDLVKTEPFYFSPGTAFKYSNTNTIIAGMIVEELTGNSIAAEIQHRILDALHLENTIYPTNQVMTGAFVHGYGWFEGDSTDVSQAYDPSMAGAADAMIADVYDLKSWVEHLYKGTLLTPETQTQRLTVVPATDEDCEEYGLGIMHKIYPPMWGHTGTIPGYKNWAGYCPTENVTIVINYNATTDKPMDLASRLMTIYLVAITK, encoded by the coding sequence ATGAAATCAAAACTGTTTTTACTGATCCTTGCATTGATGTGTATGGGTTTGATCACATGTAAAAAAGAGAGTGATCCGTATGGTGATCTGAATAAACAGATTGTTGCGGAATGGGAACATGTGAGCGATTCCATCCTCGCCAATTCCGGGGTCCCCGGTATGATTATCGGGATCTGGGCTCCCGATAGAAACCTCTCGTGGGTCATAGGAAAAGGGAAAGCCAATCTGGCTACCGGCGAAAAACCTGACCCGTCCATGAAATACCGGATGGGGAGTCTTACCAAGACTTATACCTACACGGTTCTTCTCCAGCTGGTAGATGAAGGAAAAATCAGTCTTTCAGATAAGCTTAGTTTATTTCTACCCGATTTCCCTAAAGCCGACAGCATCACAATTCGGATGTTATGCAATCACACGAGTGGCATCTTTGATTATACGGAAACAAACCTGTTTCAGATGAGTCTTATCACGGATCCGTTAAAAAAGTGGACCAGCCAGGAGATGATCGACCTGGTTAAAACGGAACCCTTTTATTTTTCTCCGGGGACAGCTTTCAAATATTCCAACACAAATACCATTATCGCTGGGATGATTGTGGAAGAACTCACCGGAAACTCTATTGCAGCGGAAATTCAGCATCGGATTCTCGATGCTCTTCACCTGGAGAATACCATCTATCCCACCAATCAGGTGATGACGGGTGCATTTGTTCATGGTTACGGGTGGTTTGAAGGGGATAGCACCGATGTGTCACAGGCGTATGATCCTTCCATGGCTGGCGCGGCAGATGCTATGATTGCCGATGTGTACGACCTGAAGAGCTGGGTGGAACATCTTTACAAAGGCACTTTGCTTACACCGGAAACACAAACTCAGCGGCTCACAGTTGTTCCAGCTACAGATGAAGACTGTGAAGAATACGGACTTGGAATTATGCATAAGATTTATCCTCCCATGTGGGGCCATACCGGAACCATCCCGGGATATAAAAACTGGGCGGGGTATTGTCCTACAGAAAATGTAACCATTGTGATCAATTACAATGCTACCACTGACAAGCCAATGGACCTTGCATCCCGACTAATGACTATTTACCTGGTGGCAATAACAAAATAA
- a CDS encoding S41 family peptidase, with protein sequence MKKFILLTLTIFSGAFNLFSQTTNFEATYDSMHLRFQVYYAFGEWKAIDWYGLNDQIKPKIINAGLDNDTNAFYLALREYVASVPDGHVSVRGTGWEDHKAYARYQQIGGSYGFALSGLDDDRIVTRLVNPGSPAALAGMQFGADILEINDQPVKEVLDTVPVLWAEANPATRECKKLNQFRFIGRAPIGQTMKIKFRNRGAFDPVTVTLTAVDDDYVTFDQTSLLPVDPGPTVSYEILQPSGYGYLKLTSEGGDSATLAGIYTDFRDAITLFNANDSPGMILDMRVNTGGEDMLSAALSGFFSTDTILYEQQSFYNPASGQFELWPLPIPHFNPQTLGPYINPAYPNGTLFTEHQGLYFSNPVMVMVGPRNISSGEGIPMSLQRLPNNKVVSFYGSNGSFGMIEWWSIHYLYLPPNDLYLRFPVGRSLDKDFNIQLDSDSNMMGGVVPDIRVPINDTVLDQLYIDSIDVELNYAIRELNSMLGINEQHRGVTRLILDHIFPNPITSYATISYRLEEAAVVSFAIYDFCGRVVTTLMDEPQNAGRYTVKWSTGDTKPGIYFYRISAGNVSVTRKCIVL encoded by the coding sequence ATGAAAAAATTTATTTTGCTGACTCTTACAATTTTCTCCGGTGCCTTCAATCTGTTTTCCCAGACTACTAATTTCGAGGCTACCTATGATTCCATGCATTTGAGGTTTCAGGTCTATTATGCCTTCGGTGAATGGAAAGCCATCGATTGGTATGGCCTGAACGACCAAATAAAGCCCAAAATCATAAATGCCGGATTAGATAACGATACCAATGCCTTTTATCTTGCATTACGCGAATACGTCGCTTCGGTACCTGACGGACATGTTTCAGTCCGAGGTACCGGGTGGGAAGATCACAAAGCATATGCCCGTTATCAGCAGATCGGGGGAAGTTACGGATTTGCCCTCTCCGGACTGGACGATGACCGTATTGTAACTCGCCTTGTGAATCCGGGATCACCTGCTGCCCTTGCCGGAATGCAATTTGGGGCTGATATTCTGGAAATTAATGACCAGCCCGTGAAAGAGGTTCTGGATACGGTTCCCGTTTTATGGGCGGAAGCAAATCCTGCCACCCGGGAATGTAAAAAACTGAATCAGTTCCGGTTCATCGGTAGGGCTCCCATCGGTCAAACCATGAAAATAAAGTTCCGTAATCGGGGCGCCTTTGACCCTGTTACAGTTACACTAACAGCCGTTGATGACGACTATGTTACGTTTGACCAGACTTCTCTATTGCCCGTGGATCCCGGGCCTACCGTATCGTATGAGATCCTTCAGCCAAGTGGATACGGCTATCTGAAACTGACCAGTGAAGGGGGGGATTCTGCCACGCTTGCAGGCATTTACACTGATTTCAGGGATGCTATCACGCTTTTTAACGCGAATGATTCACCCGGGATGATCCTGGATATGCGCGTAAACACCGGTGGAGAAGATATGCTGTCGGCCGCGCTTTCTGGATTTTTTTCCACCGATACCATTCTGTATGAACAGCAGAGTTTTTATAATCCTGCCAGCGGCCAGTTTGAACTTTGGCCTCTGCCCATTCCACATTTCAATCCACAAACCTTAGGTCCCTATATCAACCCGGCATATCCCAACGGTACTTTATTCACCGAACATCAGGGCTTATACTTTTCAAACCCTGTGATGGTAATGGTAGGTCCGCGCAATATAAGCTCCGGAGAGGGAATTCCGATGTCATTGCAACGGTTGCCCAACAACAAAGTGGTCAGCTTCTACGGGAGCAACGGTTCTTTTGGCATGATAGAATGGTGGTCAATCCATTATCTCTACCTTCCACCCAATGATTTATACTTAAGATTCCCCGTGGGACGCTCTCTGGATAAAGACTTTAATATCCAGCTCGATAGCGATTCAAACATGATGGGCGGTGTCGTACCTGATATCCGTGTTCCCATAAATGATACGGTCCTTGATCAGCTCTATATCGACAGCATTGATGTGGAGTTGAATTATGCGATACGGGAACTTAATTCCATGCTTGGAATTAACGAACAGCATCGCGGCGTCACGAGACTGATCCTGGATCATATCTTTCCCAATCCCATCACATCTTATGCAACGATTTCGTACCGGCTGGAGGAAGCCGCCGTAGTTTCGTTTGCTATTTACGACTTTTGCGGGAGAGTGGTGACAACGCTGATGGATGAACCACAAAATGCGGGACGATATACGGTCAAATGGAGTACCGGAGATACGAAGCCCGGGATTTATTTTTACAGGATCAGTGCTGGTAATGTTAGTGTTACCCGGAAATGCATCGTTCTGTGA
- the fbaA gene encoding class II fructose-bisphosphate aldolase, with protein sequence MSTKEVKKVKPGVITGDDVHEIFRLAKSNQYAIPAVNVVGTNSINAVLEAARQVNSPVIIQFSNGGGAFYAGQSLSDLKATIAGTISGANHIHMMAEYYGIPVIIHTDHAARKFLPWVDGLLDYGEKYFKRYRKPLFSSHMLDLSEEPLTQNIETCKRYLDRMSKIGMTLEIELGVTGGEEDGVDNTGIASSRLYTQPEHVAYAYEELKRISDHFTIAASFGNVHGVYKPGNVKLEPIILHNSQKYIQKKFNTDLNPVNFVFHGGSGSEQEKIREAISYGVVKMNIDTDTQWAYWEGIKNYYEKYHGYLQGQIGNPEGEDKPNKKYYDPRKWLREGEKMLVTRLKQAYVDLNALNRN encoded by the coding sequence ATGTCAACAAAAGAAGTTAAAAAAGTTAAACCCGGTGTTATCACTGGTGATGATGTGCATGAAATATTCCGTCTGGCAAAATCCAACCAATATGCTATACCTGCAGTTAATGTGGTCGGTACAAATTCGATCAATGCTGTGCTTGAAGCTGCCCGTCAGGTAAATTCCCCTGTAATTATCCAATTTTCCAACGGTGGCGGGGCTTTTTATGCTGGCCAGAGCTTAAGTGACCTTAAAGCAACAATTGCCGGCACTATTTCAGGCGCCAATCATATCCATATGATGGCTGAATATTATGGAATTCCGGTGATTATTCATACCGACCACGCAGCGCGTAAATTTTTACCCTGGGTGGATGGCCTGTTGGATTATGGTGAAAAATACTTCAAACGCTATAGGAAACCGCTTTTTAGTTCGCATATGCTCGACCTGTCAGAAGAACCTTTGACCCAAAATATCGAAACATGTAAGCGCTATCTTGACAGGATGAGTAAAATAGGAATGACCCTCGAAATTGAACTGGGCGTTACAGGAGGAGAGGAAGATGGAGTGGATAACACGGGTATTGCCAGTTCTAGACTTTATACACAACCCGAACATGTTGCATATGCCTATGAAGAGCTCAAGAGGATAAGCGACCACTTCACCATTGCAGCCTCCTTTGGTAATGTCCATGGTGTTTATAAACCAGGTAATGTGAAACTTGAACCCATCATTTTACATAACTCACAAAAATATATTCAGAAAAAATTCAACACTGACTTAAATCCGGTAAATTTTGTATTTCATGGTGGCTCTGGTTCAGAACAAGAAAAAATCCGCGAAGCTATTTCATATGGCGTCGTTAAAATGAATATTGATACTGATACCCAATGGGCTTACTGGGAAGGAATCAAGAATTATTATGAAAAATACCATGGATATCTTCAGGGTCAGATAGGTAATCCTGAAGGTGAAGATAAGCCAAATAAAAAATACTATGATCCCAGAAAATGGTTGCGTGAGGGTGAAAAAATGTTGGTGACCCGGCTCAAACAGGCTTACGTAGATCTGAACGCTTTGAATAGAAATTAA
- a CDS encoding universal stress protein — translation MKKEIIVAIDFSDCSINALEHAITIAQRAKSDIKMVWVNKASQEKSVALKSPQEALADARNSFIELVALYQPLMGINKIEYCTKDGKVYREIIAQAKEDDAFLIVAGTHGSSGFEEFWIGSNAQKIVSASPCPVITIRKGIKIDRNLTKIILPIDSTLETRQKVPFTALFAKYFNAKIFVLGLYTTEVHSVRKKIDNYSEQVIEYLTENEISFERDQIEVDNVTDSTIDYAVKKDANLISIMTDQEKTTKNLWLGPYAQQMVNHSPLPVLSIHPKEYSQVITR, via the coding sequence ATGAAAAAAGAAATTATTGTAGCTATCGATTTCTCAGATTGCTCAATTAATGCCCTTGAACATGCTATTACGATTGCCCAAAGGGCTAAATCTGACATTAAGATGGTTTGGGTAAACAAAGCCTCACAGGAAAAATCCGTGGCTTTGAAAAGTCCGCAGGAAGCTCTTGCTGACGCCAGAAATTCCTTTATAGAATTGGTTGCCCTCTATCAACCGCTCATGGGTATCAATAAAATTGAATATTGCACAAAAGATGGGAAAGTATATCGCGAGATCATAGCACAGGCCAAAGAGGATGACGCTTTTCTCATCGTCGCAGGAACTCATGGTTCTTCTGGTTTCGAAGAATTTTGGATTGGCAGTAATGCACAAAAAATCGTCTCTGCATCACCTTGCCCTGTTATTACGATCAGAAAGGGAATAAAAATTGACCGGAACCTCACGAAAATCATCCTTCCTATTGACAGCACACTCGAAACAAGGCAGAAGGTGCCATTTACTGCTTTGTTCGCCAAATATTTTAATGCCAAAATTTTTGTTCTTGGTTTATATACAACTGAGGTTCATTCTGTCCGCAAAAAAATCGATAACTATTCTGAACAGGTTATTGAATATCTTACTGAAAATGAAATATCCTTCGAAAGGGATCAGATTGAAGTTGATAACGTCACTGATTCAACAATAGATTATGCTGTCAAGAAAGATGCAAATCTGATATCCATTATGACCGATCAGGAAAAAACAACCAAAAATCTTTGGCTTGGACCATATGCACAGCAGATGGTAAACCATTCCCCACTGCCGGTTTTAAGCATTCACCCAAAGGAATATTCCCAGGTAATTACACGGTAA
- a CDS encoding SPOR domain-containing protein, with translation MSLILLFFYFFISDSLLGQEVQNLYGNIELIQDSRIDSLVTRHVLYNQNNQFLIGYRIQIFFDAGNNSLQNAYKAAEIFFTKYPDENAYVTFKEPYYRVRVGDFRTRLEAEGFRQMIILDYPNAFLIRDNINPAEIR, from the coding sequence ATGAGCCTGATATTATTATTTTTCTATTTTTTTATTTCTGATAGTCTGTTGGGACAAGAAGTTCAGAATCTTTACGGGAATATTGAATTAATCCAGGATAGCAGGATTGACAGCCTTGTGACACGGCATGTTTTATATAACCAAAACAATCAGTTCTTAATTGGATATCGTATTCAGATTTTCTTCGATGCTGGTAACAATTCACTCCAGAATGCTTATAAGGCTGCAGAGATTTTTTTTACTAAATACCCTGATGAAAATGCCTATGTAACTTTTAAAGAGCCCTACTACCGTGTAAGGGTGGGGGATTTCAGGACGCGGCTTGAAGCTGAGGGTTTTCGTCAGATGATTATCTTGGATTATCCAAATGCCTTTTTAATCAGGGATAATATCAACCCAGCCGAGATCAGATAG
- a CDS encoding universal stress protein: MKQIIVGIDFSKTSLQALKYGIFLANRASADVMMIWVDNQTSSESVFSDGGAELREEAKRNFEEIMEMHKGLMEKGELSYKLRKGKVYFEIAQHARQINANLIISGTHGVSGFEEFWIGSNAYRIVTNAPCPVITIRQQFDFNCGVNNIVVPLDHTKNTVQKVPTAMELAKLWNARIHILALYSTGVHTLRMRVDKTAREIKHLFDKQKIPCICESILAENVSHSTIAYTESIKAEMIVIMTEQETTTSNILLGEYAQQMVNYSPVPVLSVHPKEIHQIIKQ; this comes from the coding sequence ATGAAACAGATAATTGTAGGTATTGACTTTTCCAAAACTTCCCTCCAGGCACTGAAATATGGTATTTTTTTAGCGAACAGGGCATCAGCAGATGTAATGATGATATGGGTTGATAATCAGACTTCATCTGAATCTGTTTTTTCAGATGGGGGAGCTGAACTGAGAGAGGAGGCAAAGCGGAATTTCGAAGAAATCATGGAAATGCATAAAGGCTTGATGGAGAAGGGGGAACTGTCGTACAAACTGCGAAAAGGCAAGGTTTATTTTGAGATAGCCCAGCATGCCCGTCAAATCAATGCCAATCTGATAATCTCCGGCACCCATGGTGTTTCTGGATTTGAGGAGTTCTGGATTGGTAGTAATGCCTATCGTATTGTGACCAATGCACCCTGCCCGGTCATCACTATCCGGCAGCAGTTTGATTTTAATTGTGGTGTTAATAATATTGTTGTTCCGCTTGATCATACGAAAAATACAGTGCAGAAAGTACCCACTGCAATGGAACTGGCGAAATTATGGAATGCCAGGATTCATATTTTGGCCCTGTATTCAACGGGTGTTCATACATTACGGATGAGGGTGGATAAAACCGCAAGAGAAATAAAACATTTATTTGACAAACAGAAAATACCCTGTATTTGTGAATCCATACTGGCCGAAAATGTCTCTCATTCAACTATTGCTTATACTGAAAGTATTAAGGCCGAGATGATTGTCATCATGACCGAGCAGGAGACGACCACTTCAAATATTCTGCTGGGAGAATATGCCCAGCAAATGGTCAATTATTCTCCTGTACCTGTTCTGAGCGTTCATCCAAAAGAAATTCATCAGATAATCAAGCAATGA
- the ruvB gene encoding Holliday junction branch migration DNA helicase RuvB, with product MNENIDASGKYLSPDEQELEKVLRPPDFLNFAGQDHVVENLKVFVLAARQRGEALDHVLLHGPPGLGKTTLAYIIANELGAKIKVSSGPVIDKPGDLAGLLTNLGKNDVLFIDEIHRLSPPVEEYLYSAMEDYRIDIIIETGPNARNIQLKLNPFTLIGATTRSGLLTAPLRSRFGINSRLSYYDAQTLEHIIARSAHIINVRITADAVTEIARRSRGTPRIANLLLRRVRDFAQIKGDGTINLAISKYALQALNVDKNGLDEMDNKILSTIIEKFNGGPVGISTISTAVGEEAGTIEEVYEPFLIQEGYIVRTPRGRQVTPLAYEHIGKMLKKDHLLF from the coding sequence ATGAACGAAAACATTGACGCAAGCGGAAAATACCTCAGCCCTGATGAACAGGAACTGGAAAAGGTTCTCAGACCTCCGGATTTTTTGAATTTTGCCGGTCAGGATCATGTGGTGGAGAATCTGAAAGTATTTGTCCTGGCTGCAAGACAAAGAGGTGAAGCCCTGGACCATGTGCTGCTCCATGGTCCTCCAGGCCTTGGGAAAACTACTTTGGCTTATATCATCGCAAACGAACTGGGAGCTAAAATAAAAGTCTCTTCAGGTCCGGTTATTGATAAACCCGGTGACCTGGCAGGGCTTTTGACCAATTTAGGGAAAAACGATGTCCTGTTCATTGACGAGATACACCGATTAAGTCCTCCGGTCGAAGAATACCTCTATTCAGCCATGGAAGATTATCGGATCGATATAATCATTGAAACCGGGCCGAATGCACGCAACATACAGTTAAAACTCAACCCGTTTACCCTGATTGGTGCCACAACACGTTCAGGCTTGCTAACTGCGCCGCTTAGATCAAGATTCGGAATCAACTCCCGTTTATCATATTATGATGCCCAAACATTGGAGCATATTATCGCACGCTCAGCACACATTATCAATGTCAGGATAACAGCAGATGCTGTCACCGAAATTGCCCGCCGCAGCCGCGGCACACCAAGAATAGCTAACCTTTTGCTAAGGCGTGTGCGCGATTTTGCCCAGATAAAAGGCGACGGAACCATTAATCTTGCTATCTCCAAATACGCCTTGCAGGCACTGAATGTCGATAAAAATGGCTTGGATGAAATGGATAATAAAATATTATCGACAATCATTGAAAAATTTAATGGTGGCCCGGTTGGTATATCCACAATTTCCACAGCTGTTGGAGAAGAGGCAGGAACTATTGAAGAAGTGTATGAACCTTTTTTAATCCAGGAGGGTTATATAGTCCGAACCCCACGCGGACGTCAGGTTACTCCATTGGCTTATGAACATATTGGAAAAATGTTAAAAAAAGACCACTTGCTGTTTTGA
- the queG gene encoding tRNA epoxyqueuosine(34) reductase QueG has product MALRNRLSNLIKTRAQELNFSHCGISKAVFLEKEKQRLEDWLAAGMHGDMLFMEKNTDKRLHPAFLVDQAKSVISVSLNYYPSRMMDTTDNYKIAKYAYGEDYHNIIKNKLNQLILYIRTVAGHINAKVFTDTAPVLEKALAQKCGLGWIGKNSCLINEKMGSFFFLGEIISDLDLDPDNPAPERCGNCTKCIEACPTGAIVKPYIIDANKCIAYLTIEYRKNLPAALKNNFQQWIFGCDICQDICPWNKFSRPHLEPAFHPCRALLNMRKKDWDDLSEDAFKKIFLKSPLKRASYNGLKRNIDFIRNE; this is encoded by the coding sequence ATAGCCCTGAGAAACCGACTTAGCAACCTTATTAAAACCCGGGCACAAGAGCTGAATTTTTCACACTGCGGGATAAGTAAAGCGGTATTCCTTGAAAAGGAAAAACAACGTCTGGAAGACTGGCTGGCTGCCGGAATGCATGGTGACATGCTGTTTATGGAAAAAAACACGGATAAAAGACTTCATCCGGCTTTCCTCGTGGATCAGGCAAAATCAGTAATTTCTGTTTCACTTAATTATTACCCGTCACGGATGATGGATACCACGGATAATTATAAAATCGCAAAATACGCCTATGGCGAAGATTATCACAATATCATCAAAAATAAATTAAACCAGTTGATCCTGTATATCCGCACTGTGGCAGGTCATATTAATGCTAAAGTTTTCACCGACACTGCCCCTGTTCTGGAAAAAGCACTGGCCCAGAAATGTGGATTGGGATGGATTGGAAAAAATTCCTGTCTGATAAATGAAAAAATGGGATCTTTTTTCTTCCTGGGTGAAATTATTTCAGATCTGGACCTTGACCCCGACAATCCTGCCCCGGAACGTTGTGGTAATTGTACAAAGTGCATCGAGGCCTGCCCAACAGGCGCCATTGTCAAACCCTATATTATCGATGCAAATAAATGCATTGCCTACCTGACCATTGAATACCGTAAAAACCTCCCTGCCGCTTTGAAAAATAACTTCCAACAGTGGATTTTTGGATGTGATATCTGCCAGGATATCTGCCCCTGGAATAAATTTTCACGGCCTCATCTGGAACCAGCATTCCATCCTTGCAGAGCTTTATTAAATATGAGAAAAAAAGACTGGGATGATTTATCAGAAGATGCATTTAAAAAAATCTTTCTCAAATCACCTTTGAAAAGGGCTTCATACAATGGATTGAAAAGAAATATTGATTTCATCAGAAATGAATGA
- a CDS encoding porin family protein — protein sequence MRYLLLWIFFAGLMVNGVAQKFNGGVLAGLSTSEISGDYITGPSKAGLYIGLFTSHYVSGKSSLQLELDFIQKGSRKNPDTLDLTRYILRLNYLTIMFLYKYDIKKFTFEIGPSFGYLVHSYEEADYFVLDNPFNPLDFSGELGLSYAISRNLRFNIRYSNTLFFPVRDEPSGYTYFLRKGQYNEVLSFTFHYTVFNTQR from the coding sequence ATGAGATACCTTTTACTTTGGATATTTTTCGCTGGTTTGATGGTTAATGGTGTTGCCCAGAAATTTAATGGGGGCGTGCTGGCTGGTCTCAGCACAAGTGAAATATCAGGAGACTATATAACCGGACCCAGCAAAGCTGGCCTTTATATTGGGCTCTTTACCAGCCACTATGTATCGGGCAAATCATCCCTGCAGCTCGAACTTGATTTTATCCAGAAAGGCAGCAGGAAGAATCCTGACACGCTTGACCTTACCAGATATATTTTGAGACTTAATTATCTGACGATCATGTTTCTTTATAAATATGACATAAAGAAATTCACTTTTGAAATCGGTCCATCTTTTGGCTACCTGGTACATTCATATGAAGAAGCCGACTATTTTGTTCTGGACAATCCTTTTAATCCATTGGATTTCAGTGGTGAGCTAGGTTTATCCTATGCCATTTCACGAAACCTGCGATTTAATATCAGATATTCCAACACATTATTTTTTCCAGTCAGGGACGAGCCTTCCGGATATACATATTTTCTGAGAAAGGGCCAGTATAATGAAGTGCTCAGTTTCACATTTCATTATACTGTTTTTAATACGCAAAGGTGA